The genomic window GGTGCAATCTTTCTTTCGTTAACTGCATTCCTTTGCTAATGTGTGTTTCCTTTTTATCCTTTAAAGAGTTGTCAATTCCAATCCCATCGTCAATAATTTCGATGTTGAGATAGAATTCATCTTTCAGTTTAATATTGATCAGGATTTCACCACCTGTTTCTTTTGGCATAATGCCATGCCATATTGCATTTTCTACGTAAGGTTGCAACAACATAGATGGGATAAAGGTTTCTTCTTTATCAATTTCTTCATCAATATTAAAAATGTATTTTAATTTATCGCCGAAACGGTTCTTCTCTAGTTTTAAATAAAGATTTAAGTATTCCAGTTCTTCTTCTAAAGAGATGTAACTTTTGGTACAGATCTCCAGGTTCTTTCTGATCAATCTGGCAAAGCCCGTTAAAACCTTATTTGCTGAAGCTGTATTTTGCGTATTGATATAATGCTGGATAGAATTCATCACGTTGAAAACAAAATGTGGATTCATCATCGCCTGTAAGGCTTGTTGCTCGAGCATCAGCACTTTGTTTTTTAACAACAATTGCTCTTGCTCTTTATCTTTTTGCTTACGGGTAATGTAAACAGCCACCTTATAAAAGATATAGGCTACCAGCAGTATCAAAATAGATAAGAACCATAAGCTTTGCCAAAAATGTTTTTTAATGGTAAAAGCGATTTTTGCAGATTCACCCCAATTGCCATTTTGGCTTTTGGCACTTACCTCAAATATGTAATCGCCTGATTGCAGTGAAGAAAAATCTAATCGCCTTGTGCGGGTTTCTACCCAAGCTGAATTTTCATTTAAACGGTAACGATAAGTGATGTCACTCGTGGTAAAATCGACTGCACTAAAGGTAAATAGGATGGTATTGTTACCGGTTTCGAAAGTAAAATTACCTTGATCAACCGGCAAACGCTCATTATCTTTAATAATAGAAGTAACGTAAACTTTAGGAAGATTCTTAACTATGTTTTTATTGTTGTACTTAAATAGGATCAGGCCTTTGTTTGTTGCAAAATAGGCTGTGCTATCATCAATAAACAGGCTGTTGATATCATCGCTCAAAAGATCCTTACCATAGTCGAAATTGGTCACGGTAAATTGATTAGGATAATCGGCTATTTTGTTTACACCTTTGTTTGTTAATACCCATATTTCGTTGTTCTTTACAAATATTTTGGTGCAGATATTATTGGTTAGGCCATCTTTTTGGGTAATCTGTCGGGTAATCTGCCTGTTCCTGTAGAAAATTAAACCATAACCATCTGTTGCCAAAATCAAAGTGCCGTCTGCAAGCTGCTGAATATCGTTTATCCTTTTGGTAAGTAGGGGATGATTTTCGTAATGTTTAATTAATTTCCCTTTCGAAAATTGAGATAGGCCGTTAATATTCGAAAACCACAAATTCCCTTCGCTGTCGTAAAAAACGTGATATGACCTGTCTTTAAAAAAATCTTCCTTTTCGCGGTATTTCGCAGCGTTAAACTCAAATTTATTTCTTCTGTCAGATAAAAAAACAACACCCGACGAAAGGGCTAGGGCCAGGTGGTCGTTATTCTTGCCGATGCTAAAATGTTTGATCACAAACATGGAGTTGTTCGATTCCTTTAAATATTTTACTTCGTTATTGCCACTGTAGATGTTTTTAAAAACACCCATTCCATAATCGGATGCGAAATATATAGATTGATCTTTTGGGTCGAAGGTAACCTGTTTAATGGTTTTGTATTTCTTGAAATCGTCTAAGCCAATTTCATCTACCTGGTAATTGTTGATGGTTAATACATCGATTACGGCATCATCGGTACCCAGCCACAGGCGGTTTTTTCCATCTTTGGTAATGCTTTTGATTACGTTGCTGCTCAGGCCCGATTCAGCATCAATGATGGATAAACGGTTATTTGCATTAGGAAGCATATAAATACCCTGATTGGTGGCAAACCACATGTTTTGATTGTTGTCTTTAATTACTTGATTAACAGATATGTCTTGTAAATATTGAACAGTTTTTCCACTTTTATCTAAGGCAAAGGCACCATTAGCATTCGATAGCCAAACTTCTTTACTAGTAACGTCGTAATAAAAATAACCCGACATGTTTTTAATGAGATTCTGAGGAATCGATATGAGATCGTTGATACTTCCATGTCTATATTGTTTTAAGCCGCCAGCATCCAGATAAAATAAAGATCTGTGCGTAGAATTAACAGCCGTCATGTAGGAGAGTGGCTGTACTTTTGATTTGATCATGGAAAAAGTTTTTCCATCAAACTTCTGAACACTTAAATCGCTATAGGCGAATATGTTACCTTGCTCATCTTCGTGTATAAAGGCATTGATAAATTTATCGATTGGATTAGGCGAAATGTACTTTTTGATCGTTTTTCCGTCCCAGCAAACAATCAGGTTAGCATTGGTTCCGAGCCAAATCCTCCCCAGTTTATCTACTAAAAAGGAAACAATTACGGTATTAAAGTTTAGCTTTTTAAGCAGTTCGTCATTATCCTGGTTGTAAAACTTCCCTTCTTTTAAGTAGCTGAGCTGGCCATTTAAGGCAAAAAACCACAAGCGGCCCTCTTTGTCTTCTTTCATCTGAAGGATCTGGGTATCGGGCAGTCCATCTTCGATCGTAAAATTCTGGAAATTTGTACCATCAAAACGGCTCAATCCGTTATCCGTTGCAATCCAGATAAAGCCTTTTTTATCCTGTAAAATGTAATAACAGTTGTTGCTGGCCAGCCCATTTTTAGTATTATAATGGGGGAGGTAAGTGGTTTGTGCAAGCAGGGTTTTTGGAGCGCCAAATATAGTAAGCCCGAATAAAAAAGCAATAAAAGAGCGGCTGAAGCTTAACTTCAGGATTGCTTCTTTAGTAAATAAAAGCACTTTTTTGCCTAGTTTAATGATCACTGTTCGCTTTTGTAAATAATTTTATTTTTTCAAAAAAATCGCTTGCTCTTCTTCGGGAAATATTAATACTTTCTCCATTTTTTAAAAAAACCTGAAGTCCGTTTTTAGAATTGTACTCTTTTAAATGGTTGAGGTTGATCATGCTCGACTTATGGATCCGTACAAATTGATCGCCTGGTAAAAGTTCTTCAAATTCCCGTAAAACTTTCGAAACCGTTATTTTATCATGGTTACTTAAGTGTACAATAGAATAATTGCTGTCTGCTTCGATATAAATGATATCATCGATATCAATCATTTTAAAACCTTGGCCATATGGAAGGGTAAGCTTCTTGATTTCGGATCTTGAGGTTAAACTGGAAGCCAGGTTGTTGATTCTTTCATCATTCCCGTTCTGACCTTTAAAAAGTTTGATGTGCTGAAAAACCTTTTCTACAGCTATTTTAAGTTCGTCAATATCAATTGGCTTTAATAAATAATCGAGTGCGTTAGCCTTAATCGCTTTTAGCGCATATTGATCGTAAGCCGTGGTAAATATAACGGCGGCATTGTGTTTTTGTGCATCGGGAATAAGCTCAAAGCCATTACCTCCAGGCATAGCAATATCCAGAAAAATCAGATCAATAGGATGATGTGCCAGAATATCTTTTGCCTCCGCTACAGATCTTGCAATACCGGTAATTTCTACCTGTGGACAGTTCTGTTGCAGTAAAAAAAACAATGATGAGCGGGCAAACTCCTCATCATCAACAATAATGGCTTTTAATGTTGTCATAACTATAGGTTGGTGAATGTATTAAAATGCGCTTACAA from Flavobacterium sp. W4I14 includes these protein-coding regions:
- a CDS encoding ligand-binding sensor domain-containing protein (product_source=COG3292; cath_funfam=3.30.565.10; cog=COG3292; pfam=PF06580,PF07494,PF07495; superfamily=55874,63829; transmembrane_helix_parts=Inside_1_19,TMhelix_20_39,Outside_40_754,TMhelix_755_777,Inside_778_1001) yields the protein MIIKLGKKVLLFTKEAILKLSFSRSFIAFLFGLTIFGAPKTLLAQTTYLPHYNTKNGLASNNCYYILQDKKGFIWIATDNGLSRFDGTNFQNFTIEDGLPDTQILQMKEDKEGRLWFFALNGQLSYLKEGKFYNQDNDELLKKLNFNTVIVSFLVDKLGRIWLGTNANLIVCWDGKTIKKYISPNPIDKFINAFIHEDEQGNIFAYSDLSVQKFDGKTFSMIKSKVQPLSYMTAVNSTHRSLFYLDAGGLKQYRHGSINDLISIPQNLIKNMSGYFYYDVTSKEVWLSNANGAFALDKSGKTVQYLQDISVNQVIKDNNQNMWFATNQGIYMLPNANNRLSIIDAESGLSSNVIKSITKDGKNRLWLGTDDAVIDVLTINNYQVDEIGLDDFKKYKTIKQVTFDPKDQSIYFASDYGMGVFKNIYSGNNEVKYLKESNNSMFVIKHFSIGKNNDHLALALSSGVVFLSDRRNKFEFNAAKYREKEDFFKDRSYHVFYDSEGNLWFSNINGLSQFSKGKLIKHYENHPLLTKRINDIQQLADGTLILATDGYGLIFYRNRQITRQITQKDGLTNNICTKIFVKNNEIWVLTNKGVNKIADYPNQFTVTNFDYGKDLLSDDINSLFIDDSTAYFATNKGLILFKYNNKNIVKNLPKVYVTSIIKDNERLPVDQGNFTFETGNNTILFTFSAVDFTTSDITYRYRLNENSAWVETRTRRLDFSSLQSGDYIFEVSAKSQNGNWGESAKIAFTIKKHFWQSLWFLSILILLVAYIFYKVAVYITRKQKDKEQEQLLLKNKVLMLEQQALQAMMNPHFVFNVMNSIQHYINTQNTASANKVLTGFARLIRKNLEICTKSYISLEEELEYLNLYLKLEKNRFGDKLKYIFNIDEEIDKEETFIPSMLLQPYVENAIWHGIMPKETGGEILINIKLKDEFYLNIEIIDDGIGIDNSLKDKKETHISKGMQLTKERLHLLGQIGAKPIHLNVRQNTTNGTTVSISIPLK
- a CDS encoding two-component system LytT family response regulator (product_source=KO:K02477; cath_funfam=3.40.50.2300; cog=COG3279; ko=KO:K02477; pfam=PF00072,PF04397; smart=SM00448,SM00850; superfamily=52172,89447), producing MTTLKAIIVDDEEFARSSLFFLLQQNCPQVEITGIARSVAEAKDILAHHPIDLIFLDIAMPGGNGFELIPDAQKHNAAVIFTTAYDQYALKAIKANALDYLLKPIDIDELKIAVEKVFQHIKLFKGQNGNDERINNLASSLTSRSEIKKLTLPYGQGFKMIDIDDIIYIEADSNYSIVHLSNHDKITVSKVLREFEELLPGDQFVRIHKSSMINLNHLKEYNSKNGLQVFLKNGESINISRRRASDFFEKIKLFTKANSDH